The Xanthomonas indica genome has a segment encoding these proteins:
- the ligA gene encoding NAD-dependent DNA ligase LigA: MTANSDPQQRAADLRQRIDDANHRYYVLDDASIPDAEYDALMRELEALEAAHPELAGADSPTRKVGARPDGGFPEVRHAIPMLSLANAFETPGVDEDADDRTRFAEVADFERRIERELDLAAPVFSVEPKLDGLAISLRYEDGVFVQGATRGDGSTGEDVTANLRQVRSLPLKLRDLGTPPPAVLEVRGEIYMPRAAFAAWNAQALERNEKLLANPRNGAAGSLRQLDPAVTRRRPLAFFAYSVGEVRGLELPETHSQTLQLLRDYGFPVAPEADTATGFDGLIAYFRRIGAARDTLPYDIDGVVYKLDDYDQQQAMGFVSRAPRWALAHKFPAQEQSTVLRAIEVQIGRTGAVTPVARLEPVQVAGVTVTNATLHNADQIARLDAREGDTVIVRRAGDVIPEVVRVIEERRPPGTVPWTMPATCPVCGSELVKEEDAVAWRCSGGLACAAQRKEALRHFASRRALDIEGLGERQADALVEFGFVQSLADLYALSVEDLVMMKAALDAATAADLLQAVEDSKGALALDAAGRAALDDEATQWRRADFLRTHMAVDLGGRLATKWAENLVAGIDASRATTLPRFLFALGIPHLGETTAKALAYWLGSLAFVRSTPAVLLQALPDIGGEVARSIATFFEQPGNAEVVDALIAAGIRFSDEGAPPAELRERLDLAHLLGTLPVDKLGGKSAQRLAATYGTLDALLRANESGWTGAGLSTAGAANLAAYLADPAQTQALLEAEAAMRRLLDAAPAQTQRRAGPLDGQTVVLTGTLTALTRDEAKAQLEALGAKVAGSVSKKTAFVVAGEAAGSKLDKAQELGVAVWDEAQLLAFLQSQGQGA; this comes from the coding sequence ATGACCGCGAATTCCGATCCCCAGCAGCGTGCCGCCGACTTGCGCCAGCGCATCGACGACGCCAACCACCGCTACTACGTGCTCGACGACGCGTCGATTCCCGATGCCGAGTACGACGCGCTGATGCGCGAGCTGGAGGCGCTGGAGGCCGCGCACCCGGAACTGGCCGGCGCGGATTCGCCGACGCGCAAGGTTGGCGCGCGGCCGGACGGCGGCTTCCCGGAAGTGCGCCACGCGATCCCGATGCTGTCGCTGGCCAACGCCTTCGAAACCCCGGGCGTGGACGAGGACGCAGACGATCGCACGCGCTTCGCCGAAGTCGCCGATTTCGAGCGCCGCATCGAGCGCGAACTGGATCTGGCCGCGCCCGTGTTCTCGGTCGAGCCGAAGCTCGACGGCCTGGCGATCAGCCTGCGCTACGAGGACGGCGTGTTCGTGCAGGGCGCCACCCGCGGCGACGGCAGCACCGGCGAGGACGTCACCGCCAACCTGCGCCAGGTGCGCTCGTTGCCGCTGAAGCTGCGCGACCTCGGCACGCCGCCGCCGGCGGTGCTGGAGGTGCGTGGCGAGATCTACATGCCGCGTGCCGCCTTCGCCGCGTGGAACGCGCAGGCGCTGGAGCGCAACGAAAAGCTGCTGGCCAACCCGCGCAACGGCGCCGCCGGCTCGCTGCGCCAGCTCGATCCGGCGGTCACCCGGCGCCGGCCGCTGGCGTTCTTCGCCTATTCGGTGGGCGAGGTGCGTGGCCTGGAACTGCCGGAAACCCATTCGCAGACGCTGCAGCTGTTGCGTGACTACGGCTTCCCGGTCGCGCCGGAGGCGGACACCGCCACCGGCTTCGACGGCCTGATCGCGTATTTTCGCCGCATCGGCGCCGCCCGCGACACCTTGCCGTACGACATCGACGGCGTGGTCTACAAGCTCGACGACTACGACCAGCAACAGGCGATGGGCTTCGTCTCGCGTGCGCCGCGCTGGGCGCTGGCGCACAAGTTCCCGGCGCAGGAACAGTCCACCGTGTTGCGCGCGATCGAGGTGCAGATCGGCCGCACCGGCGCGGTTACCCCGGTGGCGCGGCTGGAGCCGGTGCAAGTCGCTGGCGTCACCGTCACCAACGCGACGTTGCACAACGCCGACCAGATCGCGCGGCTGGACGCGCGCGAGGGCGACACGGTGATCGTGCGCCGCGCCGGCGACGTGATCCCGGAGGTGGTACGGGTGATCGAGGAACGGCGTCCGCCCGGCACCGTGCCGTGGACGATGCCGGCGACGTGCCCGGTGTGCGGCTCGGAGCTGGTCAAGGAAGAGGACGCGGTGGCCTGGCGCTGCAGCGGCGGCCTGGCCTGCGCCGCGCAGCGCAAGGAGGCCTTGCGCCACTTCGCCTCGCGCCGCGCGCTGGACATCGAAGGCCTGGGCGAGCGCCAGGCCGACGCCCTGGTCGAGTTCGGCTTCGTGCAGTCGCTGGCCGACCTGTACGCGTTGAGCGTGGAGGACCTGGTGATGATGAAGGCGGCGCTCGACGCTGCCACGGCTGCCGACCTGCTGCAGGCGGTGGAGGACAGCAAGGGCGCACTGGCGCTGGACGCGGCCGGCCGCGCCGCGTTGGACGACGAGGCCACTCAGTGGCGGCGCGCCGATTTCCTACGCACGCACATGGCGGTGGACCTGGGCGGCAGGCTGGCGACCAAGTGGGCCGAGAACCTGGTCGCCGGCATCGACGCCAGCCGCGCCACCACGCTGCCGCGCTTCCTGTTCGCGCTGGGCATCCCGCACCTGGGCGAAACCACGGCCAAGGCGCTGGCCTACTGGCTGGGCTCGCTGGCGTTCGTGCGCAGCACCCCGGCAGTGCTGTTGCAGGCCTTGCCGGACATCGGCGGCGAGGTGGCGCGCTCGATTGCGACGTTCTTCGAGCAGCCCGGCAATGCGGAAGTGGTCGATGCGCTGATCGCCGCCGGCATTCGCTTCTCCGACGAGGGCGCGCCGCCGGCGGAATTGCGCGAGCGGCTGGACCTGGCGCATCTGCTCGGCACGCTGCCGGTGGACAAGCTCGGCGGCAAGAGCGCGCAGCGCCTGGCCGCCACCTACGGCACCCTGGACGCGCTGCTGCGCGCCAACGAAAGCGGCTGGACCGGGGCCGGCCTGTCCACCGCCGGTGCCGCCAACCTGGCCGCGTACCTGGCCGATCCGGCGCAGACGCAGGCCTTGCTGGAGGCCGAGGCGGCGATGCGACGCCTGCTCGATGCCGCGCCGGCGCAGACGCAGCGCCGCGCCGGTCCGCTGGACGGGCAGACCGTGGTCCTGACCGGCACGCTGACCGCGCTGACCCGCGACGAGGCCAAGGCGCAACTGGAGGCGCTGGGCGCCAAGGTGGCCGGCAGCGTGTCGAAGAAGACGGCGTTCGTGGTTGCCGGCGAAGCCGCCGGCTCCAAGCTCGACAAGGCGCAGGAACTGGGCGTGGCGGTGTGGGACGAGGCGCAGTTGCTGGCGTTCCTGCAGTCGCAGGGGCAGGGCGCATGA
- a CDS encoding pyridoxal phosphate-dependent aminotransferase gives MSLPVSRRSFLSLATSGLALGAVGLAPVAEAARRKAAAAAVTTPGVAPAAGTVYLNFNECPLGPAPAALAAAQAILPRSGRYLFELSDELIAAFVGQQRLPADHVAVYPGSSEPLARAARAFTSPRAGVVVADPTFEAVADVAAAHGAPVRRVPLRADGAHDVKAMASADPNAGLIYLCNPNNPTGSITKRADIEWLLANKPASSVLLVDEAYLHYSEEPSVIDLIGQRQDLLVLRTFSKLYGMAGLRLGLAVAAPGLQTKLAAFGQNPVSVPALAAGIASLQDLQLVPTRRAENARIRDATIAWLQSKGYKCLPSQANCFMVDVKRDGAAFAAAMAKQGVIVGRSWPIWPKLVRVTVGSEAEMLRFREAFVKARK, from the coding sequence GTGTCGCTACCGGTCTCGCGCCGTTCCTTCCTGTCCCTGGCCACCTCCGGTCTGGCGCTCGGCGCCGTCGGCCTGGCGCCTGTCGCGGAGGCGGCGCGGCGCAAGGCGGCCGCCGCCGCGGTCACGACTCCCGGCGTGGCGCCGGCGGCCGGCACGGTGTACCTGAACTTCAACGAGTGCCCGCTGGGTCCTGCGCCCGCAGCGCTGGCGGCGGCGCAGGCGATCCTGCCGCGCAGCGGCCGCTATCTGTTCGAACTCTCCGACGAACTGATCGCCGCCTTCGTCGGCCAACAGCGCCTACCGGCCGACCACGTCGCGGTCTATCCCGGGTCCAGCGAGCCGCTGGCGCGCGCCGCGCGCGCCTTCACCTCGCCGCGCGCCGGCGTGGTGGTGGCCGACCCGACCTTCGAGGCCGTCGCCGATGTCGCCGCCGCGCATGGCGCGCCCGTGCGGCGCGTCCCGCTGCGCGCCGACGGGGCGCACGACGTCAAGGCCATGGCCAGCGCCGACCCGAACGCCGGCCTGATCTACCTGTGCAATCCGAACAACCCGACCGGCTCGATCACCAAGCGCGCCGACATCGAGTGGCTGCTGGCCAACAAGCCCGCCTCCAGCGTGCTGCTGGTCGACGAGGCCTATCTGCACTACAGCGAAGAGCCGTCGGTGATCGACCTGATCGGCCAACGCCAGGACCTGCTGGTGCTGCGCACCTTCTCCAAGCTGTACGGCATGGCTGGTCTGCGCCTGGGCCTGGCGGTGGCGGCGCCGGGGCTGCAGACCAAGCTGGCCGCGTTCGGCCAGAATCCGGTCTCGGTGCCCGCCCTCGCCGCCGGCATCGCCAGCCTGCAGGACCTGCAACTGGTGCCGACCCGCCGCGCCGAGAACGCGCGCATCCGCGACGCCACCATCGCCTGGCTGCAGAGCAAGGGCTACAAGTGCCTGCCGTCGCAGGCCAACTGCTTCATGGTCGACGTCAAACGCGACGGCGCCGCCTTCGCCGCGGCGATGGCCAAGCAAGGCGTGATCGTCGGCCGCAGCTGGCCGATCTGGCCGAAGCTGGTCCGCGTCACCGTCGGCAGCGAAGCGGAGATGCTGCGGTTCCGGGAGGCGTTTGTGAAGGCGCGCAAGTAG
- the zipA gene encoding cell division protein ZipA, with translation MSDMAMLRIGILAAGLLLIAAIFLFGRPKKPSQGRRVEPADPAAPRREPSLGDAPATGDDALAAPGADGEAREPELGLPAAEAPGTELGKRPSQDFDKIVSLYVAARAGQVLRGEDIVVAAEKTGLTFGHMNVFHRLVEGHPERGPIFSMASIMKPGSFDMAHIREMETPAIAFFLTLPAPLTALDAWEKMLPTVQRMGELLDGVVLDDSRNALGRQRIAHIRDDLRAYDRQHQAPPLTKAPRW, from the coding sequence ATGTCCGACATGGCAATGCTACGCATCGGCATCCTCGCCGCCGGCTTGCTGTTGATTGCGGCGATCTTCCTGTTCGGCCGCCCGAAGAAACCGAGCCAGGGCCGGCGCGTGGAGCCGGCCGATCCGGCCGCGCCGCGCCGCGAGCCCTCGCTGGGCGATGCCCCGGCCACCGGCGATGACGCGCTGGCCGCACCGGGTGCGGACGGCGAGGCGCGCGAACCCGAACTGGGCCTGCCCGCGGCGGAAGCGCCGGGCACCGAACTCGGCAAGCGGCCGAGCCAGGATTTCGACAAGATCGTCTCGCTGTACGTCGCCGCCCGCGCGGGCCAGGTGCTGCGCGGCGAGGACATCGTGGTGGCCGCGGAGAAGACCGGCCTGACCTTCGGCCACATGAACGTGTTCCACCGCCTGGTGGAAGGCCATCCGGAGCGCGGTCCGATCTTCAGCATGGCCAGCATCATGAAGCCGGGCAGCTTCGACATGGCCCACATCCGCGAGATGGAGACCCCGGCGATCGCCTTCTTCCTGACCCTTCCGGCGCCGCTGACCGCGCTCGACGCCTGGGAGAAGATGCTGCCGACCGTGCAGCGCATGGGCGAGCTGCTCGACGGCGTGGTCCTGGACGACAGCCGCAACGCCCTGGGCCGCCAGCGCATCGCCCACATCCGCGACGACCTGCGCGCCTACGACCGCCAGCACCAGGCGCCGCCGTTGACGAAGGCGCCGCGCTGGTGA
- the smc gene encoding chromosome segregation protein SMC → MRLSTIKLSGFKSFVDPTTLHLPTNMTGIVGPNGCGKSNIIDAVRWVMGESSASRLRGDSLTDVIFSGSSARKPVSQATVELIFDNTDHTIAGEYASFNEISVKRQVSRDGSSSYYLNGTKCRRRDITDLFLGTGLGPRSYSIIEQGMISQIIEARPEDLRVYLEEAAGISKYKERRKETETRIRHTRENLERLGDLREEIGKQLEHLKRQARQAEQYQALQEERRIKDAQWKALEYRGLDGRLQGLREALGQEETRLQQLIAEQRDAEARIETGRVRREEAAEALSTAQAEVYKVGSTLARIEQQIQHQRDLSQRLHKARDEAQLALAELGQHIGTDEAKLALLRESVDVAGPQLEQLQEDNEYKQEALREAEARLADWQQRWESHQRNTAEASRAGEVERTRVDYLDRQSLEAERRREALQAERAGLDLDALSEAFAQLELQHETQRAALDGLTEQVEARKQAVAALQDQQRSAQAELADVRKQAQAARGRLSSLETLQQAALGQEQGAAVAWLQARGLDSAARVGERLSVESGWENAVEGALGQLIEGVLVEAPETLVDALGELGEGRIALVSGEDAAETFAPTSLAAKVQGPIAIRRLLARLHAAEDLAAARALLPQLGEGDSIVTRDGARLGQGWLRVSRSGAAKQGALLREREIQSLRGQIETLQEREADLEQRLGELRAQLLAGEQQREDAQRQLYQAHRSVSELAGQLQSQQGKVDAARTRIERIELEVAQLLETLDSSREQAREARSKLEDAVTSMGDLESVRHALESERRQLTEARDLARDAARRVREASHALALTLESQRTQIASLSQALERMGNQRGQLDARLGELSAQLNEGDSPVLALEAEHQAALSERVRTDRALGEARALLDGIDNELRALEQTRQQRDEQALAQRERIAQRRLDQQALVLSAEQLSAAVVKAGFVLEDVINGLPEHADPAEWEQAVQQIDARMRRLEPVNLAAISEYGEAAQRAEYLEAQDVDLNTALETLEDAIRKIDRETRGRFKDTFDRVNSGVQALYPRLFGGGHAYLELTGEDLLDTGVAIMARPPGKRVSSISLLSGGEKAMTAVALVFAIFQLNPAPFCLLDEVDAPLDEANVGRLAAMVKEMSEKVQFLFVSHNKATMEAAHQLSGVTMREPGVSRLVSVDLEEAARLAGAA, encoded by the coding sequence ATGCGCCTGTCGACCATCAAGCTGTCCGGCTTCAAGTCCTTCGTCGATCCGACCACGCTGCACCTGCCGACCAACATGACCGGCATCGTCGGTCCGAACGGCTGCGGCAAGTCGAACATCATCGACGCGGTGCGCTGGGTGATGGGCGAAAGTTCGGCCAGCCGGTTGCGCGGCGATTCGCTGACGGACGTGATCTTCTCCGGGTCCTCGGCGCGCAAGCCGGTGTCGCAGGCCACGGTGGAGCTGATCTTCGACAACACCGACCACACCATCGCCGGCGAGTACGCCTCCTTCAACGAGATCTCGGTCAAGCGCCAGGTCAGCCGCGACGGCAGCAGCAGCTACTACCTCAACGGCACCAAGTGCCGGCGCCGCGACATCACCGACCTGTTCCTGGGCACCGGCCTGGGCCCGCGCAGCTACTCGATCATCGAGCAGGGCATGATCAGCCAGATCATCGAGGCGCGCCCGGAAGACCTGCGCGTGTACCTGGAGGAAGCCGCCGGCATCTCCAAGTACAAGGAGCGGCGCAAGGAGACCGAGACCCGCATCCGCCACACCCGCGAGAACCTGGAACGCCTGGGCGACCTGCGCGAGGAGATCGGCAAGCAGCTCGAGCACCTCAAGCGCCAGGCGCGCCAGGCCGAGCAGTACCAGGCGCTGCAGGAAGAACGGCGGATCAAGGACGCGCAGTGGAAGGCGCTGGAATACCGCGGCCTGGACGGACGCCTGCAGGGCCTGCGCGAAGCGCTGGGCCAGGAAGAGACCCGCCTGCAGCAGCTGATCGCCGAGCAGCGCGATGCCGAGGCGCGCATCGAGACCGGCCGCGTGCGCCGCGAGGAGGCCGCCGAGGCGTTGAGCACCGCGCAGGCCGAGGTCTACAAGGTCGGCAGCACCCTGGCCCGGATCGAACAGCAGATCCAGCACCAGCGCGATCTGTCGCAGCGCCTGCACAAGGCGCGCGACGAGGCGCAATTGGCGCTGGCCGAGCTCGGCCAGCATATCGGCACCGACGAGGCCAAGCTGGCGCTGTTGCGCGAATCGGTGGACGTGGCAGGCCCGCAGCTGGAGCAGTTGCAGGAAGACAACGAGTACAAGCAGGAAGCGCTGCGCGAGGCCGAGGCACGCCTGGCCGACTGGCAGCAGCGCTGGGAATCGCATCAGCGCAACACCGCCGAAGCCTCGCGCGCCGGCGAAGTGGAGCGCACCCGCGTCGATTACCTGGACCGGCAGTCGCTGGAAGCCGAGCGCCGCCGCGAGGCACTGCAGGCCGAGCGCGCCGGGCTGGACCTGGACGCGCTGTCCGAGGCGTTCGCGCAACTGGAACTGCAGCACGAGACCCAGCGCGCCGCGCTGGACGGGCTGACCGAGCAGGTCGAGGCGCGCAAGCAGGCGGTGGCGGCGCTGCAGGACCAGCAGCGCTCGGCGCAGGCCGAGCTGGCCGACGTGCGCAAGCAGGCGCAGGCTGCACGCGGCCGGCTGTCGTCGCTGGAAACCCTGCAGCAGGCCGCGCTCGGCCAGGAGCAGGGCGCGGCGGTGGCCTGGCTGCAGGCGCGCGGGCTGGATTCGGCGGCGCGCGTCGGCGAGCGGCTCAGCGTCGAGAGCGGCTGGGAGAACGCGGTCGAAGGCGCGCTCGGGCAATTGATCGAAGGCGTGCTGGTGGAGGCGCCGGAGACCCTGGTCGACGCCCTTGGCGAACTCGGCGAAGGCCGCATCGCCCTGGTCAGCGGCGAGGACGCGGCCGAGACCTTCGCGCCGACCTCGCTCGCGGCCAAGGTGCAAGGCCCGATCGCGATCCGCCGGCTGCTGGCGCGGCTGCACGCGGCCGAGGACCTGGCTGCCGCGCGCGCGCTGCTGCCGCAGCTGGGCGAGGGCGATTCCATCGTCACCCGCGACGGCGCGCGCCTGGGCCAGGGCTGGTTGCGGGTATCGCGCTCCGGCGCGGCCAAGCAGGGCGCGCTGCTGCGCGAGCGCGAGATCCAGAGCCTGCGCGGCCAGATCGAGACGCTGCAGGAGCGCGAGGCCGACCTCGAGCAGCGCCTGGGCGAACTGCGCGCGCAGTTGCTGGCCGGCGAGCAGCAGCGCGAGGACGCGCAGCGCCAGCTGTACCAGGCGCACCGCAGCGTGTCCGAACTGGCCGGGCAGTTGCAGAGCCAGCAGGGCAAGGTCGACGCCGCGCGCACCCGTATCGAGCGCATCGAACTGGAAGTCGCGCAACTGCTGGAAACCCTCGACAGCAGCCGCGAGCAGGCGCGCGAGGCGCGCTCCAAGCTGGAGGACGCGGTCACCAGCATGGGCGACCTGGAATCGGTGCGGCATGCGCTGGAAAGCGAGCGCCGCCAGCTCACCGAAGCACGCGACCTGGCCCGCGATGCCGCGCGGCGGGTGCGCGAGGCCTCGCACGCACTGGCCCTGACCCTGGAATCGCAGCGCACCCAGATCGCCTCGCTGAGCCAGGCGCTGGAGCGCATGGGCAACCAGCGTGGGCAACTGGACGCGCGCCTGGGCGAGCTCAGCGCGCAGTTGAACGAGGGCGACTCGCCGGTGCTGGCGCTGGAGGCCGAGCACCAGGCCGCGCTGAGCGAGCGCGTGCGCACCGACCGCGCGCTCGGCGAGGCGCGCGCGCTGCTGGACGGCATCGACAACGAACTGCGCGCGCTGGAGCAGACCCGCCAGCAGCGCGACGAACAGGCGCTGGCGCAGCGCGAGCGCATCGCCCAGCGCCGGCTCGACCAGCAGGCGCTGGTGCTCAGCGCCGAGCAGCTGTCGGCCGCCGTGGTCAAGGCCGGCTTCGTGCTCGAGGACGTGATCAACGGCCTGCCCGAGCACGCCGACCCGGCCGAGTGGGAGCAGGCGGTGCAGCAGATCGATGCGCGCATGCGCCGACTGGAGCCGGTCAACCTGGCGGCGATCAGCGAGTACGGCGAGGCCGCGCAGCGCGCCGAGTACCTGGAAGCGCAGGACGTCGACCTGAACACCGCGCTGGAGACCCTGGAAGACGCCATCCGCAAGATCGACCGCGAGACCCGTGGCCGCTTCAAGGACACCTTCGACCGGGTCAATTCCGGCGTGCAGGCGCTGTATCCGCGCCTGTTCGGCGGCGGCCACGCCTACCTGGAGCTGACCGGCGAGGACCTGCTGGACACCGGCGTGGCGATCATGGCGCGGCCCCCGGGCAAGCGCGTGTCGAGCATCTCGCTGCTGTCCGGCGGCGAGAAGGCGATGACCGCGGTGGCGCTGGTGTTCGCGATCTTCCAGCTCAACCCGGCGCCGTTCTGTCTGCTCGACGAGGTCGACGCGCCGCTGGACGAAGCCAACGTCGGCCGCCTGGCGGCGATGGTCAAGGAAATGAGCGAGAAAGTGCAGTTCCTGTTCGTCAGCCACAACAAGGCGACGATGGAGGCGGCGCATCAGCTCAGCGGTGTCACCATGCGCGAACCCGGCGTCAGCCGCCTGGTCAGCGTGGACCTCGAGGAGGCCGCGCGTTTGGCGGGCGCGGCCTGA
- the rplI gene encoding 50S ribosomal protein L9 produces the protein MQLILLQKVTNLGGLGDKVDVKPGYGRNYLVPQGKAVPATAANIAEFEAKRAEYEAKAKSIHDDAEARAAKLEGASVTVKANASTEGKLYGSVGPRDIAEAFTAAGMPLEKGEVVLGEGAFRNIGEYEVLVRLHADVETTVKVVVEADA, from the coding sequence ATGCAACTGATTCTTCTGCAGAAAGTGACCAACCTGGGCGGCCTCGGCGACAAGGTCGACGTCAAGCCGGGCTACGGCCGCAACTACCTGGTGCCGCAGGGCAAGGCCGTGCCGGCCACCGCCGCCAACATCGCCGAGTTCGAAGCCAAGCGCGCCGAGTACGAAGCCAAGGCCAAGTCGATCCACGACGACGCCGAAGCCCGCGCCGCCAAGCTGGAAGGCGCCAGCGTGACCGTCAAGGCCAACGCCTCCACCGAAGGCAAGCTGTACGGCTCGGTCGGCCCGCGCGACATCGCCGAGGCCTTCACCGCCGCCGGCATGCCGCTGGAGAAGGGCGAAGTGGTGCTGGGCGAAGGCGCGTTCCGCAACATCGGCGAGTACGAGGTGCTGGTGCGCCTGCACGCCGACGTGGAAACCACGGTCAAGGTCGTGGTCGAAGCCGACGCCTGA
- the rpsR gene encoding 30S ribosomal protein S18, whose translation MSKFFRRRKFCKFTAEGVKEIDYKDLNTLRQYLTENGKIVPSRVTGTKSKYQRQLATAVKRARFLALIPYTDNHDV comes from the coding sequence ATGTCCAAGTTCTTCCGTCGTCGCAAGTTCTGCAAGTTCACCGCCGAGGGCGTCAAGGAGATCGACTACAAGGATCTCAACACCCTGCGCCAGTACCTCACCGAGAACGGCAAGATCGTGCCGAGCCGCGTGACCGGCACCAAGTCCAAGTACCAGCGTCAGCTGGCCACGGCGGTCAAGCGCGCGCGTTTCCTGGCGCTGATCCCGTACACGGACAACCACGACGTTTGA
- the rpsF gene encoding 30S ribosomal protein S6 gives MSRHYEIVFLVHPDQSEQVPAMIERYKSLVENGKGTIHRLEDWGRRQLAYPIQNLVKAHYVMLNIEVDQAVLSELVESFRFNDAVLRHLVIKRDGADTEQSLIMKSKDEKADKPERGERRRRDDEEGDAPAAATETDGDAAEAA, from the coding sequence ATGAGTCGTCATTACGAAATCGTGTTCCTGGTCCACCCGGACCAGAGCGAGCAGGTCCCGGCCATGATCGAGCGCTACAAGTCGCTGGTCGAGAACGGCAAGGGCACCATCCACCGTCTGGAAGACTGGGGCCGCCGCCAGCTGGCGTACCCGATCCAGAACCTGGTGAAGGCCCACTACGTCATGCTGAACATCGAAGTGGACCAGGCCGTGCTGAGCGAGCTGGTCGAGAGCTTCCGCTTCAACGACGCCGTGCTGCGCCACCTGGTGATCAAGCGCGACGGCGCCGACACCGAGCAGTCGCTGATCATGAAGAGCAAGGACGAGAAGGCCGACAAGCCCGAGCGCGGTGAGCGCCGTCGTCGCGACGACGAAGAGGGTGATGCGCCCGCCGCCGCCACCGAAACCGACGGCGACGCCGCCGAAGCCGCCTAA
- a CDS encoding iron-sulfur cluster assembly accessory protein, with protein MAIRLTPVAHARVQRFVAQTPGALGLRFGVERTGCSGWGHVTDLAREARPDDAVFEQDGVRIYVDATSLPLVDGTEIDFAKQGLGETFVFRNPNATAECGCGESFTTDATHATAP; from the coding sequence ATGGCCATCCGTCTCACCCCCGTCGCCCATGCCCGCGTGCAGCGCTTCGTCGCGCAGACGCCCGGTGCGTTGGGGTTGCGTTTCGGCGTGGAGCGCACCGGCTGTTCCGGCTGGGGCCACGTCACCGACCTGGCGCGCGAGGCGCGTCCGGACGACGCGGTGTTCGAGCAGGACGGCGTGCGCATCTACGTCGATGCGACCAGCCTGCCGCTGGTGGACGGCACCGAGATCGACTTCGCCAAGCAGGGCCTGGGCGAGACCTTCGTGTTCCGCAACCCGAATGCCACCGCCGAGTGCGGCTGCGGCGAGAGCTTCACCACCGACGCCACGCACGCCACCGCGCCGTGA
- the asnS gene encoding asparagine--tRNA ligase: MTVVSVAHALAGKIPEGGEVTVRGWVRTLRGSAGLAFINVTDGSCFAPIQVVATDALPNFDEVKRLTGSCSLIAKGVLVKSQGKGQSYEIQASAVEVVGWVEDPLTYPIQPKPMSPEFLREVAHLRPRTNLFGAVTRIRNCLAQAVHRYFHSNGYSWISTPIITTSDAEGAGQMFRVSTLDMANLPRDAHGQVDFGRDFFGKETFLTVSGQLNVEAYCLALSKVYTFGPTFRAENSHTTRHLAEFWMIEPEIAFADLAEDARVAEDFLKYLFRAVLDERADDLAFIAERVDKTAISKLETFINSPFERIEYGDAIGLLQKSGQKFEFPVEWGLDLQTEHERWLTEQHVGRPVVVTNYPEHIKAFYMRLNDDGKTVAAIDVLAPGIGEIIGGSQREERLDVLDARMLQFGLDPQHYGWYRDFRRYGTVPHAGFGLGFERLVVYVCGLSNIRDAIPYPRAPGSAEF, translated from the coding sequence ATGACGGTGGTGAGCGTTGCACATGCGCTGGCCGGGAAGATCCCGGAAGGCGGCGAAGTCACGGTGCGGGGATGGGTGCGCACGCTGCGCGGATCTGCCGGACTGGCTTTCATCAACGTGACCGACGGCTCTTGCTTCGCCCCGATCCAGGTGGTGGCGACCGACGCGCTGCCCAACTTCGACGAGGTCAAGCGGCTCACCGGCAGCTGCTCGCTGATCGCCAAGGGCGTGCTGGTGAAGTCGCAGGGCAAGGGCCAGTCGTACGAGATCCAGGCCAGCGCGGTCGAGGTGGTGGGCTGGGTCGAGGACCCGCTGACCTACCCGATCCAGCCCAAGCCGATGTCGCCGGAGTTCCTGCGCGAGGTCGCGCACCTGCGCCCGCGCACCAACCTGTTCGGCGCGGTGACGCGCATCCGCAACTGCCTGGCGCAGGCGGTGCACCGCTATTTTCACAGCAACGGCTATTCCTGGATCAGCACGCCGATCATCACCACCTCCGACGCCGAAGGCGCCGGGCAGATGTTCCGCGTCTCCACCCTGGACATGGCCAACCTGCCGCGCGACGCGCACGGCCAGGTCGACTTCGGCCGCGACTTCTTCGGCAAGGAAACCTTCCTGACCGTATCCGGCCAGCTCAACGTCGAGGCCTACTGCCTGGCGCTGAGCAAGGTCTATACCTTCGGCCCGACCTTCCGCGCCGAGAACAGCCACACCACCCGCCACCTGGCCGAGTTCTGGATGATCGAGCCGGAGATCGCCTTCGCCGACCTGGCCGAGGACGCGCGCGTGGCCGAGGATTTCCTCAAGTACCTGTTCCGCGCGGTGCTGGACGAGCGCGCCGACGACCTGGCGTTCATCGCCGAGCGCGTGGACAAGACCGCGATCAGCAAGCTGGAGACCTTCATCAACTCGCCGTTCGAGCGCATCGAGTACGGCGACGCGATCGGCCTGCTGCAGAAGTCCGGGCAGAAGTTCGAGTTCCCGGTGGAATGGGGCCTGGACCTGCAGACCGAGCACGAGCGCTGGCTGACCGAGCAGCACGTCGGCCGTCCGGTGGTGGTGACCAACTACCCCGAGCACATCAAGGCCTTCTACATGCGCCTGAACGACGACGGCAAGACCGTCGCGGCGATAGACGTGCTGGCGCCCGGCATCGGCGAGATCATCGGCGGCAGCCAGCGCGAGGAGCGTCTGGACGTGCTCGATGCGCGCATGCTGCAGTTCGGCCTGGATCCGCAGCACTACGGCTGGTACCGCGACTTCCGCCGCTACGGCACGGTGCCGCACGCCGGCTTCGGCCTGGGCTTCGAGCGCCTGGTGGTGTACGTGTGCGGACTGAGCAACATCCGCGACGCCATCCCCTACCCGCGCGCGCCGGGCAGCGCCGAGTTCTGA